A single window of Triplophysa rosa linkage group LG20, Trosa_1v2, whole genome shotgun sequence DNA harbors:
- the timm17a gene encoding mitochondrial import inner membrane translocase subunit Tim17-A, with protein sequence MEEYAREPCPWRIVDDCGGAFTMGVIGGGVFQAVKGFRNSPAGMNHRLRGSLTAIRTRAPQLGGSFAVWGGLFSMIDCGLVKVRGKEDPWNSITSGAMTGAILAARNGPVAMVGSAAMGGILLALIEGAGILLTRFASSQFPTGPQLAEEPAPMPASSFGDYRQYQ encoded by the exons CCCCTGGAGGATAGTGGACGACTGTGGTGGTGCTTTCACTATGGGGGTCATCGGTGGAggggtgtttcaggcagttaaAGGCTTTAGAAACTCTCCTGCT GGCATGAATCACAGACTAAGAGGTAGTTTGACTGCTATAAGGACCAGGGCGCCACAACTAGGAG GGAGCTTTGCTGTGTGGGGTGGACTTTTCTCCATGATCGACTGTGGGCTGGTGAAGGTGAGGGGTAAAGAGGACCCCTGGAACTCAATCACAAGTGGAGCGATGACAGGAGCCATTTTAGCAGCAAGAA ATGGGCCTGTGGCTATGGTTGGCTCAGCAGCAATGGGAGGTATACTGCTTGCATTAATAGAAGGTGCAGGAATTCTGCTCACCAGGTTTGCCTCCTCACAATTCCCAACTG GTCCACAGTTGGCAGAAGAGCCTGCTCCAATGCCTGCTTCTTCATTTGGGGACTATAGACAGTACCAATGA